One stretch of Mangifera indica cultivar Alphonso chromosome 9, CATAS_Mindica_2.1, whole genome shotgun sequence DNA includes these proteins:
- the LOC123225871 gene encoding uncharacterized protein LOC123225871 isoform X1, with protein MSREREIREEKTLFFKIKRRLIFFQRNRRWRFVRKISTLKPRIYLLYKEMSSASNSKSKDKKAGKETSKASLKSAGSAIAASAIPASAYNPMSGTFHTFESVPTSSGLPLRSNGRFRNMDETDEHVGGSLVSGVEYDSVSNNGSWSGESEDHKEKTYYPVRQEIIPGADNDKREKIRQKNEKKHQRQKERRAQELQERSSGYLMSRKLEALSQQLVAMGFSHERATMALIMNEGKVEQSVAWLFEGGEEADKNKDLNPGGGNLKIDISEELAWIEDMEMMYRCTKQEVQRAVVAAEGDLEKAAETLRAMKEEPPSAPSKPEETGDHPTSDSDVLSVSTSCNLEVRSQLKPNLPTMQQKRDEKDFNHAKAAVTVGVTSQSNSKNVPPLKRIEPKLEWAKLQKTVVPSEKRWTTTGTNSSGSYSLMSPLQSSPPTAKAKTRYILLGSEMKNLSPTVREPVIMMQQPQSLTAKHVQPTSVSLSPPGAAASWNPKNNVENMKSNGFMSHIPSTSTSTITINSNQMYHPLHYHQQQQYFIPNSSPEELNGNIYGNTSSRTGSAPTISAASSLGLFSGLGSTGTSGSSPVDWSTAGSLAQFDYTNIDWSLNQGLYSPRPGRLWSRTSFVKNSHIYDSNSNPLSVKPTFNLSPASGNGVPILGLKDGVVSNSDSSAAGSREWTSPFEEKDLFSLPRQFVSSPPL; from the coding sequence GATTTATCTGCTTTACAAGGAAATGTCTTCAGCATCCAATTCTAAGTCCAAGGACAAAAAGGCCGGGAAAGAAACATCAAAGGCTTCTTTAAAATCAGCAGGATCTGCTATTGCAGCTAGTGCTATCCCAGCCAGTGCATACAATCCAATGTCGGGAACATTTCATACCTTTGAGTCAGTTCCAACTTCCTCTGGATTACCCCTTCGTAGTAATGGTCGTTTCAGAAACATGGATGAAACAGATGAGCATGTAGGAGGCTCCCTTGTATCAGGGGTTGAGTATGACTCTGTTTCTAACAATGGTAGCTGGTCTGGTGAGTCAGAAGATCACAAAGAGAAAACATATTATCCTGTCCGACAGGAAATAATACCAGGAGCTGACAAtgataagagagaaaaaatccgtcagaaaaatgagaagaagCATCAACGTCAGAAGGAGAGGCGAGCTCAGGAATTACAGGAGCGATCTAGTGGCTATCTCATGTCAAGAAAACTGGAAGCATTGTCGCAACAGCTTGTGGCAATGGGATTTTCTCATGAACGTGCAACAATGGCTCTTATCATGAATGAAGGCAAAGTAGAACAGTCTGTTGCTTGGCTGTTTGAAGGGGGTGAAGAAGCAGATAAGAACAAGGATCTGAATCCTGGTGGGGgtaatttgaaaattgacataTCTGAAGAACTTGCTTGGATTGAAGATATGGAAATGATGTACAGGTGTACAAAGCAGGAAGTTCAAAGAGCTGTTGTTGCTGCAGAGGGAGATCTAGAAAAAGCAGCGGAAACCTTGAGGGCAATGAAGGAGGAACCACCCTCTGCACCATCAAAACCAGAAGAGACTGGTGATCATCCAACTAGTGATAGTGATGTGCTTTCTGTCAGTACTAGTTGCAACTTGGAAGTAAGGTCACAATTAAAACCCAATTTACCTACTATGCAACAGAAGAGGGATGAAAAGGATTTCAACCATGCAAAAGCGGCTGTTACAGTTGGAGTAACTTCCCAATCTAATAGTAAAAATGTTCCACCCCTGAAGAGAATTGAACCAAAGCTTGAGTGGGCAAAGCTGCAGAAAACTGTAGTTCCTTCTGAGAAAAGATGGACAACTACAGGAACTAATTCTTCAGGTTCTTATTCCTTGATGTCACCTTTGCAATCTTCACCTCCAACAGCCAAGGCCAAAACTCGGTACATACTCCTTGGGAGTGAAATGAAGAATCTTTCACCAACAGTTAGGGAACCAGTTATTATGATGCAGCAACCCCAATCTCTGACTGCAAAGCATGTTCAACCTACAAGCGTGAGCTTATCTCCTCCAGGAGCTGCTGCTAGTTGGAATCCTAAGaataatgttgaaaatatgAAGTCCAATGGATTTATGAGCCATATCCCTAGTACAAGTACTAGTACAATCACCATTAACTCGAATCAAATGTATCACCCACTTCACTATCACCAACAGCAGCAGTACTTTATTCCTAATAGCAGTCCAGAGGAGCTTAATGGAAATATTTATGGAAACACTTCGAGTAGGACAGGTTCTGCACCTACAATTTCTGCTGCTTCCTCCCTTGGACTTTTCTCAGGGTTGGGATCAACTGGCACATCTGGATCCTCTCCAGTTGACTGGAGCACTGCTGGCTCGTTGGCACAATTTGATTATACAAATATCGATTGGAGTCTGAATCAAGGCTTATATTCCCCAAGACCTGGCAGACTCTGGTCACGAACTTCATTTGTTAAGAACTCACATATATATGATTCAAATTCTAATCCTTTGAGTGTTAAGCCGACATTTAACTTGAGTCCAGCCAGTGGGAATGGTGTTCCCATTCTGGGATTGAAGGATGGTGTTGTATCTAATAGTGATTCATCAGCTGCTGGTTCTCGAGAGTGGACTTCACCATTTGAAGAGAAAGATCTTTTTAGCTTACCTAGACAGTTTGTTTCATCTCCTCCTTTGTAG
- the LOC123225871 gene encoding uncharacterized protein LOC123225871 isoform X2, with product MGKMAIKWIYLLYKEMSSASNSKSKDKKAGKETSKASLKSAGSAIAASAIPASAYNPMSGTFHTFESVPTSSGLPLRSNGRFRNMDETDEHVGGSLVSGVEYDSVSNNGSWSGESEDHKEKTYYPVRQEIIPGADNDKREKIRQKNEKKHQRQKERRAQELQERSSGYLMSRKLEALSQQLVAMGFSHERATMALIMNEGKVEQSVAWLFEGGEEADKNKDLNPGGGNLKIDISEELAWIEDMEMMYRCTKQEVQRAVVAAEGDLEKAAETLRAMKEEPPSAPSKPEETGDHPTSDSDVLSVSTSCNLEVRSQLKPNLPTMQQKRDEKDFNHAKAAVTVGVTSQSNSKNVPPLKRIEPKLEWAKLQKTVVPSEKRWTTTGTNSSGSYSLMSPLQSSPPTAKAKTRYILLGSEMKNLSPTVREPVIMMQQPQSLTAKHVQPTSVSLSPPGAAASWNPKNNVENMKSNGFMSHIPSTSTSTITINSNQMYHPLHYHQQQQYFIPNSSPEELNGNIYGNTSSRTGSAPTISAASSLGLFSGLGSTGTSGSSPVDWSTAGSLAQFDYTNIDWSLNQGLYSPRPGRLWSRTSFVKNSHIYDSNSNPLSVKPTFNLSPASGNGVPILGLKDGVVSNSDSSAAGSREWTSPFEEKDLFSLPRQFVSSPPL from the coding sequence GATTTATCTGCTTTACAAGGAAATGTCTTCAGCATCCAATTCTAAGTCCAAGGACAAAAAGGCCGGGAAAGAAACATCAAAGGCTTCTTTAAAATCAGCAGGATCTGCTATTGCAGCTAGTGCTATCCCAGCCAGTGCATACAATCCAATGTCGGGAACATTTCATACCTTTGAGTCAGTTCCAACTTCCTCTGGATTACCCCTTCGTAGTAATGGTCGTTTCAGAAACATGGATGAAACAGATGAGCATGTAGGAGGCTCCCTTGTATCAGGGGTTGAGTATGACTCTGTTTCTAACAATGGTAGCTGGTCTGGTGAGTCAGAAGATCACAAAGAGAAAACATATTATCCTGTCCGACAGGAAATAATACCAGGAGCTGACAAtgataagagagaaaaaatccgtcagaaaaatgagaagaagCATCAACGTCAGAAGGAGAGGCGAGCTCAGGAATTACAGGAGCGATCTAGTGGCTATCTCATGTCAAGAAAACTGGAAGCATTGTCGCAACAGCTTGTGGCAATGGGATTTTCTCATGAACGTGCAACAATGGCTCTTATCATGAATGAAGGCAAAGTAGAACAGTCTGTTGCTTGGCTGTTTGAAGGGGGTGAAGAAGCAGATAAGAACAAGGATCTGAATCCTGGTGGGGgtaatttgaaaattgacataTCTGAAGAACTTGCTTGGATTGAAGATATGGAAATGATGTACAGGTGTACAAAGCAGGAAGTTCAAAGAGCTGTTGTTGCTGCAGAGGGAGATCTAGAAAAAGCAGCGGAAACCTTGAGGGCAATGAAGGAGGAACCACCCTCTGCACCATCAAAACCAGAAGAGACTGGTGATCATCCAACTAGTGATAGTGATGTGCTTTCTGTCAGTACTAGTTGCAACTTGGAAGTAAGGTCACAATTAAAACCCAATTTACCTACTATGCAACAGAAGAGGGATGAAAAGGATTTCAACCATGCAAAAGCGGCTGTTACAGTTGGAGTAACTTCCCAATCTAATAGTAAAAATGTTCCACCCCTGAAGAGAATTGAACCAAAGCTTGAGTGGGCAAAGCTGCAGAAAACTGTAGTTCCTTCTGAGAAAAGATGGACAACTACAGGAACTAATTCTTCAGGTTCTTATTCCTTGATGTCACCTTTGCAATCTTCACCTCCAACAGCCAAGGCCAAAACTCGGTACATACTCCTTGGGAGTGAAATGAAGAATCTTTCACCAACAGTTAGGGAACCAGTTATTATGATGCAGCAACCCCAATCTCTGACTGCAAAGCATGTTCAACCTACAAGCGTGAGCTTATCTCCTCCAGGAGCTGCTGCTAGTTGGAATCCTAAGaataatgttgaaaatatgAAGTCCAATGGATTTATGAGCCATATCCCTAGTACAAGTACTAGTACAATCACCATTAACTCGAATCAAATGTATCACCCACTTCACTATCACCAACAGCAGCAGTACTTTATTCCTAATAGCAGTCCAGAGGAGCTTAATGGAAATATTTATGGAAACACTTCGAGTAGGACAGGTTCTGCACCTACAATTTCTGCTGCTTCCTCCCTTGGACTTTTCTCAGGGTTGGGATCAACTGGCACATCTGGATCCTCTCCAGTTGACTGGAGCACTGCTGGCTCGTTGGCACAATTTGATTATACAAATATCGATTGGAGTCTGAATCAAGGCTTATATTCCCCAAGACCTGGCAGACTCTGGTCACGAACTTCATTTGTTAAGAACTCACATATATATGATTCAAATTCTAATCCTTTGAGTGTTAAGCCGACATTTAACTTGAGTCCAGCCAGTGGGAATGGTGTTCCCATTCTGGGATTGAAGGATGGTGTTGTATCTAATAGTGATTCATCAGCTGCTGGTTCTCGAGAGTGGACTTCACCATTTGAAGAGAAAGATCTTTTTAGCTTACCTAGACAGTTTGTTTCATCTCCTCCTTTGTAG